One genomic segment of Primulina tabacum isolate GXHZ01 chromosome 9, ASM2559414v2, whole genome shotgun sequence includes these proteins:
- the LOC142504297 gene encoding uncharacterized protein LOC142504297 — protein sequence MEDADKVTCSIFLLTKHARIWWENARVALPAIPLTWETFKIVFYNKYFSKDVRAKKTSDFLNLKQGNMSITDYIQQFEAGVQYVPYIAQEDTSKGKHFMRGLRSEIKRDVRMSKVVTYGEIVERALMAEQDEQDIDRDRQQRRQQYFQKSQRTRQGKKTDSRGTRSEEPCGKGPSPRKEQDRPPCPKCGKFMAGNIQEPRIPLFRNFVRRLGIIASTTETQLAIALPSGQELQTDQIVRGCPIYVQGHQMYADLIVLRMTDFDVILGMDWLSKYIVTIDCGIK from the exons ATGGAAGATGCGGACAAAGTAACTTGTTCCATCTTTTTAttaacaaagcatgcaagaataTGGTGGGAGAATGCAAGGGTGGCATTACCTGCGATACCATTGACATGGGAAACTTTCAAAATCgtgttttacaacaaatatttcagTAAAGATGTACGAGCCAAGAAAACCAGTGATTTCCTTAATCTGAAACAAGGAAACATGTCAATTACTGATTACATACAACAATTCGAGGCTGGagtccaatatgtaccatatattgcacAGGAGGACACAAGTAAGGGCAAACACTTCATGCGGGGACTTCgctctgaaattaaaagagatgtaCGGATGTCGAAGGTTGTTACATATGGAGAGATAGTAGAAAGAGCACTTATGGCAGAACAGGATGAGCAAGACATTGACAGAGATAGACAACAACGAAGGCAGCAGTACTTTCAAAAGAGCCAAAGAACAAGACAAGGCAAAAAGACCGATAGCAGAGGTACTCGATCAGAGGAACCATGTGGCAAGGGTCCTTCTCCACGTAAAGAACAAGATAGACCACCTTGTCCCAAATGTGGCAAATTCATGGCGGGGAAT attcaggagccacgcaTTCCTTTATTTCGGAATTTTGTAAGGAGACTGGGCATTATAGCAAGTACCACAGAGACACAACTCGCTATAGCTTTACCTTCTGGACAAGAATTACAAACAGATCAGATTGTGCGAGGGTGTCCAATATATGTCCAAGGCCATCAGATGTATGCTGACTTGATAGTTCTGAggatgactgattttgatgtgatattgggaatggattggctctcgAAGTACATAGTTACTATTGACTGTGGCataaaatga